Proteins co-encoded in one Lasioglossum baleicum chromosome 3, iyLasBale1, whole genome shotgun sequence genomic window:
- the LOC143207121 gene encoding major facilitator superfamily domain-containing protein 12, whose translation MYSQELRSPKDEESLAQPQRVHLKQRLLQTSSNNVTRSSIEIFKMENDAERSPLLERKIRTSTKFAYALGHIFNDLTAAMWFSYTLIYFQRVALLEPIAAGALLLLGQIVDAFMTPIFGILVDRYWKKKIWHIIGSILVTLTFPVIFGGFAEPSSTAVMIVYVVSITLFQTGWAAVQISHLSMIPALTNSQLARADLTAIRYSAQVGAAVVVFVVTWIVLPTNEEIVVRGLAQEDSYKFRNIVLTLTLIGLVATVLFHVFLKGHLLEQQHQHKGSTEESQRLVDNPQHNRSSWFNTTILLRVAMLYVASRLFITLATVYLPLYIEEADIDGKEALATVPLVSYVSSFVAALMLKHLNKSCGTKICYLLGTIIGLFSAVVTEFGGSSATIIYVVAILIGAGSSITMVTALSVTAEIIGPRTERSAVVYSIVTFLDKVVTGLVVIFIEKWRCTQPELCPNYNRDSLSLVCAVSMSLGLATLLSVSRCLT comes from the exons ATGTATTCGCAGGAATTACGG AGTCCCAAAGATGAGGAGAGTCTCGCGCAACCGCAAAGGGTTCACCTGAAGCAGAGGTTGCTTCAAACGTCTTCGAACAACGTGACACGGTCGTCGATCGAGATCTTCAAGATGGAGAATGACGCGGAGAGATCTCCGCTGTTGGAGAGGAAGATCAGGACATCTACAAAGTTCGCATACGCTTTGGGGCACATTTTCAATGACCTCACGGCTGCCATGTGGTTCTCTTACACCCTCATCTACTTCCAGAGGGTGGCTCTACTGGAGCCGATTGCGGCCGGCGCTCTTTTGCTCTTAG GACAAATCGTGGACGCCTTCATGACGCCAATTTTCGGGATTCTGGTCGATCGATACTGGAAGAAGAAGATCTGGCACATTATTGGGTCGATACTGGTTACGCTAACGTTCCCTGTAATTTTTGGCGGATTTGCCGAACCGTCCAGCACTGCTGTCATGATCGTCTACGTGGTCAGCATCACCTTGTTCCAAACTGGATGGGCGGCCGTCCAAATTTCCCACCTGTCCATGATCCCAGCGCTGACCAACTCGCAGCTGGCGCGAGCGGATTTAACAGCGATAAG GTACTCGGCTCAAGTGGGCGCAGCAGTGGTAGTGTTCGTCGTCACGTGGATAGTTCTTCCAACGAACGAGGAGATCGTGGTCCGTGGATTAGCTCAGGAAGACAGTTACAAATTCAGG AATATCGTACTAACCCTAACTCTTATTGGGCTGGTCGCCACGGTGCTCTTCCACGTGTTCCTGAAAGGACACCTTCTAGAGCAGCAGCATCAGCATAAAGGATCGACCGAGGAATCCCAGCGATTGGTCGATAATCCTCAGCATAATCGAAGCTCGTGGTTCAATACAACCATTCTGCTGCGAGTGGCGATGCTGTACGTGGCCAGCAGACTCTTCATTACTTTGGCCACCGTGTATTTGCCGTTGTACATTGAAGAAGCGGACATCGATGGGAAAGAGGCTTTGGCGACCGTTCCTTTGGTGTCGTACGTGTCCTCGTTTGTGGCCGCGCTGATGCTGAAACACTTGAACAAATCCTGCGGCACCAAG ATCTGCTACCTGCTGGGAACAATTATCGGATTATTCTCCGCCGTGGTCACAGAGTTCGGTGGAAGCAGCGCAACGATCATCTACGTCGTCGCGATTCTAATCGGTGCCGGAAGCTCGATCACGATGGTGACAGCGTTGAGCGTCACCGCGGAAATAATTGGTCCTCGAACAGAACGAAGCGCCGTTGTCTACTCTATCGTCACTTTTCTCGATAAGGTTGTCACGGGACTGGTCGTCATCTTCATCGAAAAATG GAGGTGTACGCAACCAGAATTGTGCCCAAATTACAACAGGGATTCTTTGTCATTGGTCTGCGCCGTTTCCATGTCTCTGGGTCTTGCTACTTTGCTCTCTGTGTCGCGGTGTTTAACTTGA
- the LOC143207125 gene encoding maspardin translates to MSCSSELSQSQEYLSFRSSVPLRKIVVDSDGTKGWKVYDSSPKTIKCPLVCLPPVSGTADVFFKQILGLAARGYRIISAEPPVYWNVREWCDGFRKLLDYMELDKVHLFGASLGGFLAQKFTEFNAHCPRVASLVLCNTFTDTSVFNYNDSAAVFWILPSLVLKKMLMGNFVTEKVDGEMVEAIDFMVERLESLTQSELASRLTMNCTNCYVQPQKVCNLPITIIDVFDEYALSNSVREEVYKCYPNAKLAHLKNGGNFPYLSRSAEVNLHLQIHLRQFEGTEYAASEKRKI, encoded by the exons ATGTCGTGTTCGAGCGAGCTTTCCCAGTCACAGGAATATCTCAGCTTTCGCAGCTCCGTCCCGCTAAGGAAAATCGTCGTCGATTCTGATGGCACCAAG GGATGGAAGGTGTACGATTCCAGCCCGAAGACAATAAAATGTCCACTAGTGTGTCTTCCACCGGTCAGCGGCACCGCGGATGTATTTTTTAAGCAAATATTGGGTTTAGCAGCCAGAGGATATCGCATTATATCG GCAGAGCCACCGGTGTATTGGAATGTCAGGGAATGGTGTGACGGTTTCAGAAAGCTTTTGGACTACATGGAATTGGACAAAGTGCACCTATTCGGCGCCTCTCTAG GTGGTTTCCTCGCGCAGAAGTTTACCGAGTTTAATGCTCACTGTCCTAGAGTAGCCTCGCTGGTACTTTGTAACACGTTTACGGATACATCGGTGTTTAATTACAACGATTCCGCAGCGGT GTTCTGGATTCTGCCGTCGTTGGTCTTGAAAAAGATGCTGATGGGCAACTTCGTCACCGAGAAGGTGGACGGAGAGATGGTGGAGGCCATAGACTTTATGGTCGAAAGG CTGGAGAGCTTGACGCAGTCCGAGCTGGCGTCTCGATTGACAATGAATTGCACAAATTGCTACGTGCAACCGCAGAAGGTGTGCAACTTGCCGATTACGATCATAGACGTCTTCGACGAGTACGCATTATCGAACTCTGTGAGAGAGGAGGTGTACAAGTGCTATCCGAACGCAAAGCTGGCACATTTGAAGAACGGTGGGAATTTTCCGTATTTGAGTCGCTCGGCGGAGGTCAATTTACATTTACAG ATTCATCTAAGACAGTTCGAGGGCACGGAAtacgccgcctccgaaaaaagGAAGATATAG